Genomic DNA from Nicotiana tabacum cultivar K326 chromosome 21, ASM71507v2, whole genome shotgun sequence:
GTCTAGCAGAATTCTTGCTACCCAACTCATAGTTTAACCAACCATCTCCGTGAAAGACTGAAGAACATACATCAAATCTTGATCTCTTTTTCTCATCTTTTTGGCTTTAGATTGTGAACTACATACGAGTTCATATTCTATATAATGCAATGGGGGAGGCATCCAGCAGCTTCACCCAAATGGTGTTATCAAACACCGTTTCACCAAAATTTAGTTAAATGTTAATATGTAAACgtatttttctaaaataattacGTAGACATACGATACATGAACACGGTAAAAATTTATCAGCAGCCATCGTTTACATCAAACAAATAAATGCAAGACAAGTACCATTATACATTTTTATTACTTAACCATGATTAAATGATAGAGTATATTTTTTACTATAATTTTTAAATGTTAAGGTTAAACTACTTAGTTTGGTAAAAATACCGAGTGCAGTAAGTATTTACCCATCTATCGACACTGCTTGAAAAAATAGTTGGAACTAAGTATTAATCTGGGATAGGAATCCAAATTCATGTACTTGTGACAATAGGTCGAGATTAATTGTGAAAATTTTTGCTTAAGCTATTGAgaatatattatatatgaatcCATAATTTTAGAAGTCTAATAAGTTAGAATGCTAAAAACTGTAAAGGTCGATTCATCAAGTTTAAATCAGGTATATTTCATCTATTTCGCATAAATTACCCAAATGAGAAAGGTTGATTCTGCCACAAATAAGGCAAAGTCCACCAGACAGACTGTCCTTGTGAAGTGAATTCGATACACGCAAAGCTGAACATGGCCAAAGCTTCATAGGCAAATTTCATCTTCATGACgttctatttattttatttaaaaatatttcctAAGCCAGTTCCTAGAAGTGCTCCTATATATACCAGTGTATGTGATATAGCTTCCTCGTCCTGATCTTACAGAAAGGTAACAACTAAATACCAAGCTAATTAAGCTGTGTGTATTAAGCAATGCTGGTAAGAATGCAATTTCAGTACATATTCTTTTTTAACAGCAATGCTATTTAGTTAAGCTCAGACAATTTTCATGCAATACTGCAGCAAAAGATTGTCATAAGAGTGAAGCATAAGTGCCAGAAATGTCAATCAAAATCCTTGATGATTGCTGCTATGTCAACTGGTATTTGCTAATTTCCTATAACTTACATACTAGCCCTGGTTCTCATTTTCTCTTCGCTTTCTGTAGGAGTCAACTCGGTGGCATTACAAGGGGAGAAGAAAGATGAAGTGGTGATAATAGGAGAACAAGTAGATGCTGCTGGTATAACCACCTTGTTGAGGAAGAAGGTCGGCCACGCCAGCTTGGTGCTTGTTGATGAAATCAAGTGAAGAAGAGGAACTCTGAAAAATGAGCTGCATTCAGAATAAATGTAACCGTGGAGTGTAATAAACAGATATATTTGTGATGTAGAAGAAACAAACCCAATTAGTTATATGTTCATTgtcaacaatatctttctttaaATGTTATGATCAATGATCGTTTTGTGTGATGCTTTTAGCTTCAAGATCAATTATGTTTACCTTTACTTGAACCATTGCAACAAGTTTCAGACAGGGCAACAGTCGAATAATGCTTTTATTAAGATAATACTCACATTCAAGAAAAACTATGTAACAGAATCAGGAGTCAGATAAGAGCAGGGTCCACAGTTAATTGCTCAAAGCTCATATGTCTAAGGGACGAAGCCAAATGAGCATCTGAAGCACGAATTTGCGTCAGTCTTTCTTGCATATTCTGGAATGAAGGACTATTTAACACATCTGATATTCTATCACCCAGTGATGGGTCCTCTGAGAAATTGACAAGAGCTTCCACAGCATTATCTCTCATTTCCTCCGACTCGTCCTGCAACATATCTACTAATCGCGGAATAGCTCCAGAATTTGTAAGAGCAGCTCTATCTGCTTCATTGTAACTCAACTGGGCGATAGCTCCAGAAACCTTCTCCCTCACATCAGTGTTTTGATCTTCCAACAGCTGAACCAGAACAGGAATTGCACCAGAATCCCGCACAACAGACGGTAAATGCTTGTAAGCTGCGAGATCCCACAATACATCAGCAGACGCAGCTTTAGCTTCGACATTGTCTCCTCTAAGAATTCTAACCAAGTGTTCAACAATTGCTACagcattctcctctaccaatgcTAGAATGCAAAATACATCCTCCGCAATCTCCTTACCCATGGGTTCAGTTCCTTGCAGAAGCTCAGCGTACAAAGGAATTGCTCCAGCATTAGCAAGTGGTCTAATGTAATCAACATGAGATGAGATCACACCAAGTGCATTGGCAGCTACGAGTTTGGTAGAAGTATCCCCAACCTGAACTAGTTCTAAAAGCACCGAAAATATGCCCGAGTCAACAAGCGTGCGCCTTGCTCTCTTAACCAATCCAAGCAACCCAATTGCCTGAGCAGCTCTATATCTAGATACCATGCTGCCACATCTGGCAGATTCAACAAGAAAACCAACGCCCCCTGAAATCAAAATGGTCCTCCTAACCTCTCTCAGAAGAGCCAATGCACTCAAAATTTCTAGCAAGTATCGCTTTAGATCATCCGAGCAGGTATTCAACAAATTGAGAATGATTTGCAGCCCACCATGTGTAGCTACAATCACACGATTATCAGCAGCGAATGTGACAATATTTCGAAGGCATTTCAATAAAGCCCTTCGCAAACTCCCATCAGAATGCGTTAATAAACTCAAAATAGAAGGGATGGCACCTGATTCACCAATAAGTACAGCCAATCTCCCTTCCCCTTGACAAGCAACACTTTTCAAGCACTGAGCAGCGGCTTCCTGAATTGAAGGACTCAGATCAGTGGAAGGGATTCTTCTAAGAAGCTCTACAAGGATAGGAACTGTGCGTGCTAATAGATCCTCAGGCGCGTGTTTCGACAATTTGGCAAGCTTACTTGTAGCTTGGACCCATAAAACCTCATTGTCACATGCGATTGCGTTTAAATAAAGATCAAATGCTCGTTCCCAGTTTATGCAAAGCCTTTCAGTTTTTCTACCTGACTGTGCCATTACAAACTAGAATCTCTTCTATGGTCACGCTGTACACTCTCAGTCTCAGTGCTGTAAACATCAGAGGAAGGAAAGTTAACCTCCGAACATACATTACCATTTGTTGAAAGATTATGTTGTAAAAAAAAGGCTCGCAAAACGCTACACATACTAGACATAATTGTTTTGATAAACCTACTTTACCACATATATAGAACCGTAATTTGGGAGAGTAATAGTTTATGCAAGTTTGCCAAAAGCTCGTAGAAATCATATTCAAACACTACTGCTATGCAAACAAATTTCaacaattttcataaaaaatttaaGAACAGACACATACGGAAGATTAATGAAGTTAGGCTTCTTTACAGCATAGAACCACTGTTGATATCCAAAAGTTACAAATATACATGCTGTCTCTCTAGTACAAGTATACAGATACTAGTGAATGGAATAATCAAATGAAGAATGTCAAAGTAAAAGTTTTCAAGCCTTGTCATGGTTATTTTATCATACCATATACTATTAGCCTAATTAGAAAACAAATGTATCTTTTAATTTTATTACAGTGTTATCGAGCCTACTTGCTCACACCTCGACTATTCCACAATCGACTATTCCACAAGATACCTAGGAACCTTCCACTAGTATATATACCAAGGCAAACCCTTTTCACTAATTGATATTTTCTAAACGGGTGTCTTTCATTTTCCTTATTTCTAGCGATTGaggttaaaataaaaataaaagaatttagaTACAGTTATATTCTCAGGCGTAGAACAATAGTAAGCTGGCAAATAGGTGCAAAGCatcaaaataacaaaataacaaaacacAATAATTCCAATAAAGAGCTTGCCTCATGGAGAAGCGAGTTGGGAATTTCAGGAGTGTGCAAATGGGAAAATGAAAA
This window encodes:
- the LOC142175490 gene encoding heavy metal-associated isoprenylated plant protein 47-like; protein product: MLQKIVIRVKHKCQKCQSKSLMIAAMSTGVNSVALQGEKKDEVVIIGEQVDAAGITTLLRKKVGHASLVLVDEIK
- the LOC107784381 gene encoding uncharacterized protein LOC107784381; translation: MAQSGRKTERLCINWERAFDLYLNAIACDNEVLWVQATSKLAKLSKHAPEDLLARTVPILVELLRRIPSTDLSPSIQEAAAQCLKSVACQGEGRLAVLIGESGAIPSILSLLTHSDGSLRRALLKCLRNIVTFAADNRVIVATHGGLQIILNLLNTCSDDLKRYLLEILSALALLREVRRTILISGGVGFLVESARCGSMVSRYRAAQAIGLLGLVKRARRTLVDSGIFSVLLELVQVGDTSTKLVAANALGVISSHVDYIRPLANAGAIPLYAELLQGTEPMGKEIAEDVFCILALVEENAVAIVEHLVRILRGDNVEAKAASADVLWDLAAYKHLPSVVRDSGAIPVLVQLLEDQNTDVREKVSGAIAQLSYNEADRAALTNSGAIPRLVDMLQDESEEMRDNAVEALVNFSEDPSLGDRISDVLNSPSFQNMQERLTQIRASDAHLASSLRHMSFEQLTVDPALI